The sequence CGGAGGAGAACCAGGTGTCCAGGACGTCGGCGTCCTGCGTCCAGCCCTCGCCGGTGGGCGGCTGCTCGTCGGGGCCGACGCAGACGACCTGGCCCTCGGGGCCGTACCAGATCGGGATGCGGTGGCCCCACCACAGCTGGCGCGAGATGCACCAGTCGTGCATGTTGTCGACCCAGTCGAAGTAGCGCTTCGACATGTCCTCGGGGTGGATCTTGACGCGGCCGTCGCGGACGGCGTCACCGGCGGCCTGCGCCAGCGGGCCGACCTTGACCCACCACTGCATCGACAGGCGCGGCTCGACCGTGGTCTTGCAGCGCGAGCAGTGCCCGACGGAGTGCATGTACGGACGCTTCTCGGCGACGATGCGCCCCTGCTCGCGCAGTGCGCCGACGATCGCCGAACGGGCCTCGAAACGGTCCAGGCCGAGGAAGGGGCCGTGGACGGTGATCACGCCGTGCTCGTCCATGACCGTCAGCGACTGCAGGTCGTGGCGCTGGCCGATCGCGAAGTCGTTCGGGTCGTGCGCCGGGGTCACCTTGACGGCGCCGGTGCCGAACTCCGGGTCGACGTGCGTGTCCGCGACGACCGGGATGGTGCGGTCGGTCAGCGGGAGCTTGATCTGCTTGCCGATGAGGTGGGCGTAGCGCTCGTCGTCGGGGTGGACGGCGACCGCGGTGTCACCGAGCATCGTCTCGGCGCGGGTGGTGGCGACGACCAGGCTGTCCTCGCCCTCGCCGTAGCGGATGGAGACGAGCTCGCCGGCGTCGTCCTGGTACTCCACCTCGATGTCGGAGATGGCGGTCAGGCAGCGCGGGCACCAGTTGATGATGCGCTCGGCGCGGTAGATGAGCTCGTCGTCGTAGAGCCGCTTGAAGATCGTCTGGACGGCCTTGGACAGGCCCTCGTCCATGGTGAAGCGCTCACGCGACCAGTCGACGCCGTCGCCGAGACGGCGCATCTGGCCGAGGATCTTGCCGCCGTACTCTTCCTTCCACTTCCAGACCCGGTCGGTGAACTCCTCGCGGCCCAGGTCGTGGCGGGACTTGCCCTCCTCGGCGAGCTGCTGCTCGACCTTGTTCTGGGTGGCGATACCGGCGTGGTCCATGCCGGGCAGCCAGAGCGACTCGTAGCCCTGCATCCGCTTGCGGCGGGTCAGGGCGTCCATGAGCGTGTGCTGGAAGGCGTGCCCCAGGTGCAGGGAGCCGGTGACGTTCGGGGGCGGAATGACGATCGTGTACGCAGGCTTCTCGCTCTTGGCGTCCGCCTCGAAGTAACCGCGCTCTACCCAGCGCTCGTAGAGCTTCCCTTCTACCTCGGCCGGCGCGTACGTGGTCGGCAGTTCGGAGGTGGGGCTGCTGGGTGTCTGCGTGTTCTCGGTCACGGGGCACAGTTTAGAGCGGTAACAGTCCAGTCATGAAACCGGTATTCCCGGGGCCCGGCGCCCTTCCCGCTCCCGGCTTCCGTCAGGATGTGTGAAACGGATGAGCAACCTCATTGGGGGACGCGGGATGAGCTACAACCAGCCAGGGCCCTACGGACAGCAGCCTCAGCAGCCGGGACCGTACGGCCAGCAGCCCCCTCCGCCGCCGGGCCCGTACGGCCAGCCCGCCCCCCAGCCGAACCCGTACGGGCAGCCGGCCCCGCAGCCGGGCTACGGCTACCCGCAGCAGCCGGGCGTCCCCCCGCAGGGCTACCCCCAGCAGCCCCCGACGCCGGCGTACGGCTACCCGCAGCAGCAGGCCCCGTACGGCGGCCAGCCGCCGAAGAAGTCGAAGGCGGGCCTGATCATCGGCGTGGTCGTCGCGGTGGCGGTGATCGCGGGCGGCGGCTGGTACCTCGCGGGCGGCGGCGCGGGCGGCGACATCTCTGCGGACACCAAGGGCTACAAGCTGGTCGCCCCGGAGTCGGTGGACGACTTCAAGAAGGACCCGTCGTACAAGGAGCCGGCCTTCACCGACGAGGACAAGAAGGAGGCCGAGGCCTCGGGCGTCAAGAACCCGGCCCGGGTCGGTATGGCCTACACGGCCGGCGACCCGAAGAACCCGCTGACAGGCAAGGGCCTCAGTTTCAAGGGCCTTTACGGCGAGATCGCCGACCCGGAGAAGTCCGTGGACGGCTACTTCGCCATGGCCAAGCTGAACGCGTCCAAGGACGGCAAGTCGGACGTCACGCTGATCGGCAGCCCCAAGGCGATGACGCCGGCCGGCTTCAAGGGCGCCGTGATGAAGTGCCAGGAAGCGAAGTTCGTCATCAAGGACACAACGACCAAGGGCCCCAAGGAGTTCACCCTCCCGATCTGCATCTGGGGCGACTACAGCACCCTGAGCATGGTCACCGCCACCGATGTGGCCTCCCTGTTCGCGAACAAGCCCGGATACACGATGGAACAGACCGCGGAGTTCACCGCGAAGCTCTACAACACCGCCCGCGTCAAGAGCTGATCAAACCCGTGGCGGCGCAGGGCATCGTGCACGCCCCGCGCCGCCCCGCCCGGGCTTCAGGCGAGTTCGTGACAGGCCGTGAGCGCATCGTCCTTCTTCACCCCGAGGTTCACGAGGAGCAGGAAGCAGCCGTGCC comes from Streptomyces virginiae and encodes:
- a CDS encoding valine--tRNA ligase → MTENTQTPSSPTSELPTTYAPAEVEGKLYERWVERGYFEADAKSEKPAYTIVIPPPNVTGSLHLGHAFQHTLMDALTRRKRMQGYESLWLPGMDHAGIATQNKVEQQLAEEGKSRHDLGREEFTDRVWKWKEEYGGKILGQMRRLGDGVDWSRERFTMDEGLSKAVQTIFKRLYDDELIYRAERIINWCPRCLTAISDIEVEYQDDAGELVSIRYGEGEDSLVVATTRAETMLGDTAVAVHPDDERYAHLIGKQIKLPLTDRTIPVVADTHVDPEFGTGAVKVTPAHDPNDFAIGQRHDLQSLTVMDEHGVITVHGPFLGLDRFEARSAIVGALREQGRIVAEKRPYMHSVGHCSRCKTTVEPRLSMQWWVKVGPLAQAAGDAVRDGRVKIHPEDMSKRYFDWVDNMHDWCISRQLWWGHRIPIWYGPEGQVVCVGPDEQPPTGEGWTQDADVLDTWFSSGLWPFSTLGWPERTPDLEKFYATDVLLTGHDIIFFWVARMMMFGLYAMDGVAPFHTIALTGLVRDEFGKKMSKSNPNAVDPLDWMDKYGSDAVRFTLAKGANPGADVPIGEDWVQASSKFANKIWNATRFALMNGATIEGELPPVERLSATDRWILSRLNKTVAQVDGYYEDYQFSKLSEALYHFAWDEVFDWYVELSKTTFFAGGEQAQVSGRVLGEVVDVMLRLLHPIVPFVTETLWTTLTGGESLVIADWPKDSGFRDEAAEAEIASVQSVITEVRRFRKEQGLQDGQKVPARLDLGATALGAHEAAIRQLLRLQPEGDSFSATATLPVAGGTVALDLSGTIDVAAERKRLTKDLGAAEKEKQQAEAKLGNEAFIAKAPDNVVDKIKGRLAKAEADIARLQAQLDGLPAA